The Sabethes cyaneus chromosome 3, idSabCyanKW18_F2, whole genome shotgun sequence DNA window ccggggatacttgcaacaccggggttacttgtgagtgacccataattgtggagCGACTATATAGTCAATCCATTCAGATTGATATGCAATTCACACAAAAACAATTACATGACAAGAGCACTGACGCATGTCTGTTtgcccgatcaaatgaaaatatcaaatttataacaggatgagttctaaataacaagtattttataacaaaacatcCTTTGTGTTTTGTTATGAACTTGGTCtcgttaaaataacaaaatttggtTTAGGTATATCACAAATATAACAGATTACGATaaaatttgatctagtttatatcaaaactagctgactcgacaaacttcgtattgccacaaattaacctgtgttgtaaataaatcatgaatctcggatgatttttgtcacaatctcgagttttgtaagtttctgaggagttcaaccttagatgattcattttggcagttacgtaactatgaaagcatcccaggtaaccaataagcatcaccaatgctattcaaatgtaggccaatatagatagtttttgtggtcttgttattgattaatgttttatggaagcgtctcgaatttctcgagttcgattagtttttgagtttcgcaaaaatttctgttttatttgtatgagagtccatatccccctactacaggggtgagaggtctctaactatcataaaataaattcaaaactctaaaatctcccacatggttccatttgcttgattagttctcgaattatgaggaaatttgtatttcatttatgtagaagccccccccccccctcttgaagtggggaggggtcccaatgcaccatagaaaatatttttgcctccaaaacctccacatgccaaatttagttccatttgcttgattagttctcgagttatgaggaaattttttttcatttgtacaggagccccccctccccctcttaaagtggggaggggtcctaatttaccataaaaaatattcttgccctcgaaaaccttcacatgccaaatttggttccatttgcttgattagttctcgagttatgaggaaatttgtatttcatttgtatggaagccccccccccccctcttaaagggaagaggagtcataattctctttctaaagaggggaggggtctcaatttaccatagaataaattcttgtcaccaaaaacactcacatgccaaattttgttctatttgcttgattagttctcgagttatgcaaaaatttgcgtttcatttgtatgggagcccccacttCTAgtaagggaggggtctctaaccatcactaaaacctttcctggctccaaaaaaactctacatgcaaattttcacgccgattggttcaatagtttttgattctataaggaacatcccgtcAGACAGACAAGTAAGTTTtcctatcaaatttataacaaagtttgatagaaatatcaactagAGATAccattctgtaatatttttgtgcgaatcaatgatagaatcaggcaagcGCCTACAAAATCTTAATATTAGACCACatagtatagacggcttagtggtgtaattggttaaacaattCGCTCAATTAGAGAATGacagctgtgagttcgactctcaccttcgctaagtttatatttttgtcctaatatcaaaaacttttcagtttgcctgaatctacatttttcgcattaagcatttattcctCCCCAAcagatttttgttagaatcatctgatcgggtgTCTCACTATTACCAATAGgaatattttatgaaataaaagtatttttttattttttaatctttttaCTTTATGATgtcatgtagtaaatttaatttggatttaatATGCATTGTGTTGTTGAAAATCACCTCCAAATgattgcaataaaatttactttgatctCCCCAAAAATGATTTTATTGAAGAAtgtagtaaaaaataaaattgttttctcaaactacatcacgtaatgtaggttcacaaactttactttccAGGAAAATATGAGGGGTGAACCCATCGCCATTGAATTCTTGAATGGCGAAGTTATTCCAGTTGTCCTACTATTCCTACTGTCTCACTGTTGATTACTTTCCCCTAGGCCTAGGTTACACAGTCGAATAAACCATAACTGTAGATTCTCAAGTCTACAGATTCAAGCCCCGCTGACCCCCGTGTACATGTTATAGATTATTTGTACCTTTTCATAGAcgtaaaagtaaaaaattgcCTATTTCTAAAagctacaaggtatacagccctaaggcttgtacgaaagagtgacgtaggactatatcagatcattcgatcggagactaatgtaaactgtatttctggcatatttatgtttataagaatctgtgagtccCATTATTTAAGTAATTGTTTAAAAGGGAAGAGCGAAATAATCAGATTccattcttcattgaatgcaatggtggcattgaaaatacgtggacggggttcatttcataagtacaacgcctgcaacattTGAGTCAtatatttcttttataaatcacttgtgtgcatcacaaaggttgaaatagtaatgaatgaccagcccacagattattgtattaaatatgatcatGCGCAGcttaacatgtttcaataatcttactttaactcgcttgtagcctttaaccctttataaggccgtggcaattattttgccaccaacgaaaaatatttgttttgagtctataatgacatcaatataattatagaagcaaaataaaaaatgtttgttggtggcaatatagttgccactgccttataaagggttaaaaggtccattggttacaaataacattaaagcacgttcatcgcaaatatgacgtaccattcgaatgtccctcttttgacatgaatggcaacaggcacgtaagttagcggcgtcgattcactaacTCTTGcaccgagaaggttttactagtttacattcacatcttaccgcttgttacatagcagaaaatatggcgcatacgcaaaaatttctgttttatttgtatgagagtccttatcctcctaccacaggggtgaggggtttcgaaacattataaaataaattcatacctcaaaatttggttccatttacatgattagttctcgagtaatgaagaaatttgtatttcatttgtatgggagccccccttcttaaataAGGCAAAGCTTCTAATTCACCATTGCAAAAATTCCTTGAAAATTTCAGTTTCgtacagtagtttagtagttattaccatctgaaatctttcattcaaacgttacacttctgttttcgttttcacagtgctacccagtcctagtatagtaaacaaagacgtagtcctacgtcaaaaccagaATCTTACTGTTAAATTCAGTATAtgtcgcgtaacttttcaagaggacctaagtaacattaagAGACTCTCTTTAGTCTTCCTCTCTTTCGATTATTACGACAATAatgcatttcaacaaaagttttctTGACGGTTAGTTAGCTGGTAACACCGGCAACCGATTTATTCAAGACagatgttttaaagtgcatttgcatcgcggaaagagaagaggcaaaaagagaatctctcattgttacttgggtcattttgaaaagttacgcgatatatatatatatatttttaaatataataaattttagttATAAATGCCGTTTTGGTCATCATCAAAAAGGGAGTTAAGAAAAAAGCCATTTACTAAAATAACACCGTCTATTTGATGTTTTAAAAATATACTTCTCATGGAATGCAAAATTTCTAAGCTGCGTAAAGTTTACCACGAAAAGATTCAGGAACGTGACGAGAGCATTTTCTAAATTTGTTGAGTATAAATCTTGTGCTTATTTTTGTGTATGGCagttctagtattttgtttacaAGGCCTCGTTTAACTGTCTATTTGTTTATAGACGAtgctttccatttttcttcggcGGTTCAATCTGCTTTGCTAGTTCTGCTACAACATCTTTGAAAATTGGAGGATCAAGATTCCCTCCGAGCATATATATAATCCACCAGTCTCCGAGATCTGTTTTTTGAGAAATTGATTCTGCAGCTTCACGCGGCACCATGCGGTTGATCGTGTTTAACAAACGAACACGAAATGATGGCATAAATATAATTGCGATTCTAgataaataaaagaaattatATTTAAAGTAATCTACTTATAATAAGTCATACTACCTGTAAACCATTAAGCACCCTAGCAAAATAGCCAAAATAATAAACCAGAACCAGATGAATATGTATGTTTTCTCATTCACTATATTGAGTGGTAATATGCAGAGAGAATCATGTTTTTGCAGCGTTCCAGATGCACcatatttatagaaaatgcATTTTGTCACCCGGGGAAACACGTATACCATTGGGTCTAGTCGTTGATCTTGAGGCTGTTCCGAAAAATGCATTACCCTCCATCCGTATGAGTAGAATTCTCCATCGAAAAAACGATTCATCAACCATAATTGTATGATTATGTTTATTAAACATATTGCTTCGCAGGCGAAGTAACGTAAGACGTACAGCTTATGCCtctgaaaacaaaacacacattaGAAAATGTTATTTCTTTGACTCGTTTTCACTTTCtaacttttttgacgtaggactacgtccttcaggaaggtagctggtatagggtgtcattccaaaaaatctttctcgaaaagtggtcaagttttgaaagctaatagcttagtggtttcccgaacgattttcaatattcttacaccattctcgcttcgtgattggttggaagattctttacgatgatctaaaaacctataccaatttgagatctgtgcttgggaagtaagccaaaacaagtgaccaagtttcctcatttcaacaagatttcttaacaccgcgattaaacctagaccattttgatgttcttgcttgggaagtacgtcagaaagagtgacaaatttttgtttgtttgtttagattatagtcactttaaccagttttaggtcattcgtgacttctgcggggttgggattagaacccgggtcctcggcgtgagaggcgtgcatgctaaccactacgccgggactgaccccagtgaaaagatgtgctgttgataaaaaaggattgaattggtaaaatcccttcaacgtggggaaccatgggtaataaaaacaatctttaatttctgtaaggcagtaaagcaatagtttgtgtccttgattttgttaaattgtttccaaatgcacatagaaataattctgaaatcttttgaggattgaacgtatgcaatgttaccactcagataaatgttacatacaacgcatgtagcatgtatatatgttgcatatagcatgtatacatgaagaatcgaatgattacaagcttggatacatgctactacaAAGAGacatacgtagtcctgcgtcacctatatatgcggtcgtgtcctgtacacaacTTCCTCTTTTTAACCCTCCTCTAGTCACTACACCAAAAAGCTCACATCGAGAGGCCCGTGGCAGTGTACActtactaacaaaatttaatgcaatggcTAATGGCTACGAGAAAAGAACGGACATTGTGCTTAGTTTTTACTTGCAATGACacgaatatttttggcaaagatGAAACAGAAGTTTACATTTTTAGAATGTTTAAGACTATAAATTTCAAATGTATTTACTCGCTTGTTATTTGAATTCGAAaacgacacgtcttcggaacataaaataaatttcatcaataatTTTTAAATATCGTTCGACGGACAAAACCAATGCCTGTAAAATTTCGCAGACACGTTCACATTGCTAAAACCTCTCATTTGATGCTAAAATTATTGAAACTAGAGGAATATTCTCTTAGTTGAAGTCGTTAAAAGTTATTATAAACTTTAATGTGGTGTACACGAttgttcataactttcaaattttacgtccaatcaaaaaacaattcaataggcTAGAGGCTACATTAGGTTTCAAATTAGACTTAGTTataacacgtttttaagcataacttttaaactactacagtggactctcggaaaagttaatcgattgaggAATGGgtcaattaacttttccgaattattaacttttctgagtagtcctaaaaattattaaaaatgatAGAGACAAAGGCGAAAATTCACGGATATAGGCTACCAATTATTTATGTAAATGGAAGTTACAATGGAAGGAATTATGTAGCAAGAACTCATTAAATAATACTAGTTTCTTTCAGTAAGTTTTAAATAATCTGTTATACTAGTCTGCTTTTATTCTTTCCATGTTCCATAATTAAATTCCATAAATTTGTAGTGCACGTTTCGATAATATTCGCGCGTATTTTCTGTTtatctgttccttcttttgcatttaaattcaatcggagtttgcgctttttcagcatgttatcaaaaatcctgaatttaATCCCTGCTGTGATGCAACTCTGTATGAAACAGTCGAAAGGTGACAATAAACCGAGAAATTAAACATAAAGATAGAAAGAAACCACACGTGTGTGAACGAACGCTTGAACAACCCATAAATCCAAACTCCCcaaaaagttaaggaaaaaattaactttttagggTGTTACATGTTgctaatacagtaatgacccgattttgtcacccccatgataaatttaggggtgacaaaaacgggacagtgacaaaatcgggtattttttcaattttcatttttttgcagataactttgcTACATTAATTTGATAATTTGATTAATTTTGATAACGagctacatatatttcattctgatcattAGGCCATTTCGCACTGCCTTcaacctctctgtggacatttgtcaccttttcacagcacaggtcccaaaggtatgaaaacacgcgttttttaattgcgccgaaatggttgattatactggttaactatgttcggAGAAATGTCACAGCGTAGAAagcactttttttctttttttgggtacattttccactgcgaccagttatttgatctattgtggcaggcCCCAGTTGATTGTACGCCACATCAGggtgtcgtatcactattagtatgagtgatttccacttgctgatcgacggcattgtcccaataaggtattatacaacgaataaagtttattgccttattgggagaattcatccatacatctgagggttgtattaaagtcatgtcaaagaaagtttttcttttatgaagTAGTGCCACGCAATAGCATAGTAGATGTTCCGCATTTTCACTTTCTAGGTTACAGAAGCGACACGTGTCATCTTCTAATTTTCCCAGTTGTTTTAAGTGATATTTACTTGCGCAGTGGCCTGGTACGAGGCCACAGTAAGTACGTAAGTCCTTTTTAGACAGGCTAAGAAGTTTCTGGATTATTGTTTTATTAGGagatataaatttttttgattgtcgagctgtcagattttttttccagacatcatcaatcattgatttttcccagtttttTAATTCCATTCTAATAGTACATTCTGAGACCCCACAGAATGGTTCTGATCCAATGAAAGATTTAATCGATCCAGCTTTTGCCAACTGATCCgctttttcattgccttcaattccACAGTGCCCAGGGACCCAAAAAAGATTTATTGTGCTTTTTCTAGCCACCTGCTGCAGCAATTGAATGCATTCCCAAACCAGTTTAGATGAACACGAAACTGACTTCAGTGCTTTTAAAGCAGCCTGGCTGTcagaaaatatacatatatttgcatttctataatttcgtcgcagacaaactgtagcacattcaataattgcctgtatttctgcttgaaaaacagtCGGCCATTGGCCCATGGATATTGATATGTCGACTCCGGGGCCCGTTACGCCAGTTCCAACTTTGTTGTTTAGTTTAGAACCGTCAGTGTAGACGATTATCGATCCTGGTTGAATATTGGGCCCACCTGATTCCCACTCCGTGCGACTTGTTTCTGTTACATGGAATAGTCGTTCAAAGTTATATTGTCTATCCATCCAGTCCTCATGCGTTAATATgggattaattttaaaatccttTAAGATACTGAGATGGCCCCTCAGGTCTCCATCAAAGATCTTTTTTGTTCTCCTTAATCTTAgtgcatttttctcagcttctAGTTGAACAAATAAGTGCAGTGGAAGCAAACTTAAAATAGAGTCTAACGCTTTTGATGGCGTACTGCTAGTTGCTCCGGTTATGGAGATTGTAGCTAATCTTTGCAACTTCTCTAGTTTCTTTTgagcatttttaatttttaaatttttaaaaagcactttcttatggtatgaacgatttttCGATTAACTCCCCTAAAAGtaacatagaaaatttatttttcaagcagtaagagatagagcaaaaaatgttctacaaaatttttgagaagattattataaagaactttgcgcagagaaagtaaccttctagctattatagttgtggagataagaaacaacttttgtggaaactccacgataatcaacttgttgaacacagttcttttcacagtgttttaacacatttgacatgtttgaaaatgattttcaaactaagcttttgattaatcaaaagcgtgacaaaatcgggtaaaaaatgtgacaaaatcgggtcaaaaacgtgacaaaatcgggggtgacaaaatcggagagtgacaaaatcggggagtgacaaaatcgggttaccaccgTATTCACTCAACTTTTctgatcaattattttttcagagagttaactttttcgagagtccactgtagtttgttttcaataaaaaccaaaaaattgatgatagcaagagctttcatttggcacttgaatcgttgaaatcggtgaCGCGTATCACgatgttttcacatttttggtattgcaaattgcatcaaaaacgcgaaatgcaaaaatcttgcaaacagtttacaagtaaaatgctagcagcgagctgtcaaatatttatgtcaacttattgcaattgtcaatcccaataaattgatatgaataattgacggctcactgctggaattttgcttgcaaaatgtctgcaagtttcttgcatttcgcgtttttgatgcaatttgcaataataCATAACCAAAattgcttccagcgctgttataatttcctattcgcgttgacgggattaaacgatctcttgcacactcatagaaatgcccgtatgtacgtgtgggtgaaaatctaccaaaatgtttcgatctcttgcgctctttaagaaattcttattccgcttcacccctacagtaaacttttggaggcggcagcagcttacgttcgtcaacgcgaataactTGTCATTTCAGTTATCGATCCGCacaatatcaacaaacgcttGACAAAGTATACAGTCGttccacaattatgggtcacacacaattattagTCACTTTTGACTACTTATTGCCGTTTTAATATTCCTCATTGattgaaaatataatttttcagaTAGATTCATTTTGTATTACTAAACAAGTGAATAGTACGCCTGAACGTCAAATAAAacatgttttgatttttttcgttttgccaCATTATCCAGCTGTCGAACTATCGCTCAAATTGTAAACATCGTAAAGTGCGGCTAGTGAATTCGTAAGCCTTGTAAATGCTAATTAAAAAGAATCACATCTGAAAAATGATATTCATATCAAAGCAAAGGTAGAGTTTGTATGCTCCAACAAAAAAATGCTTGTTTTATCGAAATTGGAAGGAAAATAGAAGTGCCTCATAATTGTGCCATGATTTTTTAAGTTTTACACAATTACGGGTCACTCTTTCTAGAGATTACCATTGAAATTGCGGCCGAAAATTTTaattacacaggtctgcatAAAAAACTGCATaagatttttcaactgattcttatagattgttgtccactgaattcagaataataataaaaattctccatcacgtcacgttttcatgcaatacttgttgaataatcttAAAAGTGGGTTTTAGACATAAAACAGCAGAAATATCCCGGCTGTAGTTTTcactaaaaaattattttttacatcggaattgtatttattaatttaaacccttccatgttttgtaagaaaaccatatattgctgattgcaagggaaattgtaccatccaaagtgcacaatcgttcataaaagtgctattttggcttaaatcgtttcggtctcttcggcgcacttattgcttggaatgtaacgaataagtgcgccgaagacaccgaaacgatttaatacTGGATCGcagttttatgagcgattttgcactttggatggtacaattttcctcgcaatcagcaatatgatgg harbors:
- the LOC128742454 gene encoding innexin inx1, with product MYKLLGGLKGYFKRQDIYIDNPIFRLHNTFTTALLLACSLIITATQYVGQPISCIVNGIPTHVVNTFCWISSTFTMPDAFRREVGREVAHPGVANDFNDEEAKKYYTYYQWVCFVLFFQATACYLPKVLWEATEGGLMRTIVMGLNVAVYREEEKCAKKQALIEYVLKRLRRHKLYVLRYFACEAICLINIIIQLWLMNRFFDGEFYSYGWRVMHFSEQPQDQRLDPMVYVFPRVTKCIFYKYGASGTLQKHDSLCILPLNIVNEKTYIFIWFWFIILAILLGCLMVYRIAIIFMPSFRVRLLNTINRMVPREAAESISQKTDLGDWWIIYMLGGNLDPPIFKDVVAELAKQIEPPKKNGKHRL